The DNA window AGCGCGTACTTATCTCAAAACTTTTTCCGTATTCCTCTGCAAGTGCGACAATTTCTCTGTATTCTTCTATAGAGGGATATCCAATGTAGGGAAAGACATTTCCAAAATGACCGATTATATCAACGTTTTCATCTTGGATTGCCAGCTTTACTAAGTTTAGGTACTCTTCGTGCCCTCCGAGGGTAAAGTACATGTGCACTGAAGCAATGACATAATCAAGTTTTTTTCTGATTTCAGAGGTTATATCTACTCCATCGTGGAGGATATTCGCTTCTATTCCTGCTAGAACGACTATCTCACTTTCTTTTTTCAGTTGTTTTATAATGGAAACGTAAGAATTTAGCACATGGTCTGAAAAGAAATGCAGATGGTCACTTATTCCAATAATATGTAGTTTCTTCTTTTCTGCCTCGGCAACATTGTCTTGAATATCCCCTATCCCGTCTGAAAACCTTGTATGGGTGTGAATATCAATCATTTCAATCCTCTCTCTTTTAATTTTGAACATTTAAAAG is part of the Thermococcus sp. MV5 genome and encodes:
- a CDS encoding PHP domain-containing protein, whose translation is MFKIKRERIEMIDIHTHTRFSDGIGDIQDNVAEAEKKKLHIIGISDHLHFFSDHVLNSYVSIIKQLKKESEIVVLAGIEANILHDGVDITSEIRKKLDYVIASVHMYFTLGGHEEYLNLVKLAIQDENVDIIGHFGNVFPYIGYPSIEEYREIVALAEEYGKSFEISTRYRSPELDFIKLCVKRGVKLIFGSDAHQPKDVGNIRWSLKAFQKAGGKKEDLLFSELL